A genome region from Bacteroidota bacterium includes the following:
- a CDS encoding polysaccharide deacetylase family protein, with the protein MFKHRYIRIVFVLALLVLIGMDYLVDLPWYLYLILVLTFLFITFLGSYFIRLNYFTESLCHGSRAKKEIALTFDDGPLKNFTPEVLDILKVEKVPAAFFLIGKNISGNESLLERMAKEGHLIGNHSFDHGFWFSLNGNKKMIDDLKRCDEEINRVTGLSPKLFRPPYGVTNPTIAKVIQEQKFTSIGWSLRTYDTVAKSPEQLLVKTLNNLKNGDVILFHDWGKHTISILSKLICEARERGYRFVSLDKLLDVNS; encoded by the coding sequence ATGTTTAAACATCGGTATATCCGCATAGTCTTTGTGTTGGCCTTGCTTGTTTTAATTGGAATGGACTATCTGGTTGACTTACCTTGGTATCTTTATTTGATTCTGGTTTTGACTTTTCTATTCATCACTTTTTTAGGCAGTTACTTCATTCGTCTAAATTATTTCACCGAATCGCTTTGTCATGGGAGCCGGGCTAAAAAGGAAATAGCCCTCACCTTTGACGACGGGCCTTTAAAAAACTTTACTCCGGAGGTGCTAGATATACTGAAAGTCGAGAAGGTGCCTGCTGCCTTCTTTTTGATTGGAAAGAATATTTCAGGTAATGAATCATTGCTTGAAAGAATGGCAAAGGAAGGTCACCTAATTGGCAATCACAGTTTTGATCATGGGTTCTGGTTTTCACTGAATGGAAATAAGAAAATGATAGATGATTTGAAACGATGCGATGAAGAGATAAATCGAGTGACCGGTTTGTCGCCAAAATTGTTTCGCCCACCTTATGGGGTAACCAATCCAACAATTGCTAAAGTTATTCAGGAACAAAAGTTTACCAGTATTGGATGGAGTTTGCGCACGTATGATACGGTTGCCAAATCACCAGAACAGTTGCTGGTAAAGACGCTTAATAACTTAAAGAACGGTGATGTTATTCTGTTTCATGACTGGGGAAAGCATACCATTAGCATTCTTTCTAAACTTATCTGCGAGGCTCGAGAGCGTGGTTATAGATTCGTTTCTTTGGATAAACTGCTCGATGTAAATTCTTAA
- a CDS encoding beta-ketoacyl synthase chain length factor: MKLYINGMSCISPQHTYDNQVFLKEVKEYMVNRLSCIEPDYAGLFADAAARRMGRLMKYGSASGLMALKDAGIITPGAISTGSALGLPEISQKFLRHVIESDETTVSPTAFIQSTHNTISSNIALLTKCHAHNNTFSNRGFSFESALTDARLIAAENLDNILVGAYDEISDYKYAAMLVAKELRNEPCSSLNILKQKSEGVIAGEGAAFFVLSKQRNDNSYGTLVNNSTFYKPDGKEDIVRRILTFLKENNIGLKNLDTVISGVSGDNISDRIADELNAELFSEQTIVAYKHLCGEYMTSSAFAFWLAAQMMKTQQIPEVVILKNQNRRPRNILFYNCYLGYHSLMLFAHV, encoded by the coding sequence ATGAAACTCTACATTAATGGTATGAGTTGCATCTCGCCGCAACATACTTACGATAATCAAGTGTTTCTTAAGGAGGTGAAAGAATATATGGTGAATCGTCTGTCATGCATCGAGCCGGATTATGCGGGTTTATTCGCCGATGCCGCAGCTCGAAGAATGGGACGGCTGATGAAATATGGTTCTGCTTCTGGTTTGATGGCGTTGAAGGATGCAGGGATAATTACCCCCGGAGCGATTAGTACTGGCTCTGCTTTGGGATTACCGGAAATCTCACAAAAGTTTCTGCGCCATGTGATTGAATCGGATGAAACTACGGTGAGTCCTACGGCATTTATTCAATCTACACATAACACGATTAGCTCCAATATCGCCCTGCTCACGAAATGTCATGCGCATAATAATACGTTCTCCAACCGCGGCTTTTCATTTGAAAGCGCTTTAACCGATGCGAGACTGATTGCTGCCGAAAACTTAGACAACATTTTAGTAGGCGCTTATGACGAAATCAGCGATTATAAATATGCTGCGATGCTAGTGGCGAAAGAATTGAGAAATGAACCTTGCAGCAGTCTTAATATTCTTAAGCAAAAGAGTGAAGGTGTCATAGCCGGTGAGGGAGCTGCTTTTTTTGTGCTTTCAAAGCAACGGAATGATAATTCCTACGGCACACTGGTAAACAATAGTACATTTTATAAACCGGATGGAAAGGAAGATATAGTCCGGCGCATTTTAACTTTCCTGAAGGAGAACAATATAGGATTAAAGAACTTAGATACAGTAATTAGTGGTGTGTCGGGTGATAATATATCAGACCGAATCGCTGATGAGTTGAATGCTGAACTTTTTTCAGAACAAACTATCGTTGCCTACAAGCACCTTTGCGGCGAATACATGACTTCTTCCGCTTTTGCCTTTTGGCTGGCAGCCCAGATGATGAAAACTCAACAGATTCCCGAAGTGGTCATTCTGAAAAACCAAAACAGAAGACCCCGAAATATCCTCTTCTACAATTGCTATTTGGGTTATCATTCACTGATGCTCTTTGCTCATGTTTAA
- a CDS encoding beta-ketoacyl-[acyl-carrier-protein] synthase family protein, with protein MRVFIAGKGVISAIGKGVSETLTSFRTGQSGIGKISVLTTNYGGKIPAAEVKLNNRELAKLSGLSEEAPRTALLSMIAAEEAMKDAAIPEIGRWRVGFISANTVGAMDKTEDIFGDYMADSSSEKLIDEVNYDTGYVTELVADKLRIKDHITTISTACSSSSSSLMYGARMIKNNLLDVVLAGGADALSRFTLNGFNSLMILDSNPCTPYDENRKGLNLGEGAGYVVLVSEKVAATLAEMPEIVLSGYSNANDAFHQTASSPEGKGNFLAMKKALEMSGLDPKDIDYINLHGTGTPNNDLSEGVAIQRIFGKVPDASSTKTFTGHTLGGSGGIEAVFSLMAMEEGVIFPNLRFQTKMKELDFVPVTKLKENKEVNHVMSNSFGFGGNCSSLIFSKVKG; from the coding sequence ATGCGGGTATTTATAGCGGGCAAAGGAGTCATCTCTGCTATCGGTAAGGGTGTTTCTGAAACGCTAACTTCATTTCGTACGGGTCAATCAGGCATAGGAAAGATTTCGGTGCTGACCACTAATTACGGTGGAAAAATTCCTGCGGCTGAGGTGAAATTGAATAATAGAGAGTTAGCAAAGCTATCGGGTTTAAGTGAAGAAGCGCCACGGACAGCTTTATTGAGTATGATTGCTGCCGAGGAGGCAATGAAAGATGCTGCCATCCCTGAAATTGGAAGATGGCGAGTAGGTTTTATTTCCGCCAACACCGTTGGCGCGATGGATAAAACCGAGGATATCTTTGGAGATTATATGGCCGATTCTTCATCGGAAAAGTTGATTGATGAGGTGAATTACGACACCGGATATGTCACAGAATTGGTAGCTGATAAACTGAGAATCAAAGACCATATCACTACCATCAGCACAGCCTGTTCTTCTTCATCCAGCAGCCTGATGTATGGTGCCAGAATGATTAAGAATAATTTGCTTGACGTTGTTTTGGCAGGTGGTGCAGATGCGCTCTCGCGTTTCACGCTCAATGGCTTTAACTCGCTTATGATTCTAGATTCTAATCCTTGTACTCCTTATGATGAAAACCGGAAGGGATTAAACTTGGGGGAAGGCGCCGGATACGTCGTGCTGGTTTCGGAAAAGGTAGCAGCTACACTAGCGGAAATGCCTGAAATTGTATTGAGCGGATATTCAAATGCGAACGACGCTTTTCATCAAACGGCTTCTTCGCCTGAAGGGAAAGGGAATTTTCTGGCGATGAAGAAAGCACTAGAGATGAGTGGACTGGATCCGAAGGATATAGATTATATTAACCTGCACGGCACCGGCACGCCGAATAATGATTTATCGGAAGGGGTGGCGATTCAAAGGATTTTCGGAAAGGTGCCCGATGCGAGTTCTACAAAGACATTTACCGGACATACCCTTGGAGGCAGCGGAGGTATTGAAGCGGTATTTTCCCTTATGGCTATGGAAGAAGGAGTCATCTTTCCGAATCTTCGTTTTCAAACAAAGATGAAGGAGTTGGATTTTGTTCCGGTAACTAAACTGAAGGAGAACAAGGAAGTTAATCATGTGATGTCTAATTCCTTTGGCTTTGGCGGAAATTGTTCATCGCTTATTTTTTCAAAAGTAAAAGGATGA
- a CDS encoding acyl carrier protein: MSDLIATLKAQIVEQLNLKHIKPENIGNDEPLFAEGLGLDSIDALELIVLLQQKYGIKLVNPEDGPKIFTSVKSIADYIQANKPQ, from the coding sequence ATGAGTGATTTGATAGCAACCTTAAAGGCGCAGATTGTAGAACAACTGAACTTGAAACACATTAAGCCAGAAAATATTGGCAATGATGAGCCTTTATTTGCCGAAGGGTTGGGTCTCGATTCGATTGATGCGCTGGAGCTAATTGTATTATTGCAACAGAAATATGGCATCAAGTTGGTAAATCCAGAAGATGGTCCCAAAATATTTACGTCTGTCAAGTCTATCGCTGATTACATTCAGGCAAACAAACCACAATAA
- the miaA gene encoding tRNA (adenosine(37)-N6)-dimethylallyltransferase MiaA, whose protein sequence is MGHHSHDNYQIVYVYRVSAKGKYLIVICGPTAIGKTALAINIAKHYDAEIISADSRQFYREMNIGTAKPSEKELEEVPHHFINNISIHTRNYSAGKYEAEVLEFLDKYYEKKDIAVMVGGSGLFINAVCSGFDKFEKTDDNQLWTARKFLNEKELGWLQEEVERLDPEYFSVVDKKNPVRLKRALEIIYTTGKKYSEQRIGKKAERNFIPIKIGLNMDREKLYERINQRVEDMMNRGLLDEVKQLYLHKKLLALNTVGYAELFDFIEDKMSLPEAVALIQQNTRNYAKRQLTWFKKDAGVNWFEPKQEREIVEFLDVRLKDR, encoded by the coding sequence ATGGGCCACCACAGCCATGACAATTATCAGATTGTTTATGTTTATCGCGTGTCTGCGAAGGGGAAATATCTGATTGTGATTTGCGGCCCGACGGCTATTGGCAAAACTGCCTTAGCTATCAACATTGCGAAACACTATGATGCTGAAATCATATCGGCAGATTCACGACAGTTTTATCGGGAGATGAATATAGGCACGGCGAAGCCTTCTGAGAAAGAACTAGAAGAAGTGCCGCATCACTTCATCAACAACATTTCTATCCATACCCGAAACTATAGCGCGGGCAAATATGAAGCGGAGGTGCTGGAGTTTCTGGACAAATACTATGAGAAGAAGGATATTGCGGTGATGGTGGGCGGTTCGGGTTTGTTCATCAATGCAGTGTGCAGTGGTTTTGATAAATTTGAAAAGACAGACGACAACCAACTTTGGACAGCCAGAAAATTTTTGAATGAAAAAGAATTAGGCTGGTTACAGGAAGAGGTAGAGCGCTTAGACCCAGAATATTTTTCAGTGGTGGATAAAAAAAATCCTGTTCGTTTGAAACGAGCCTTAGAAATAATCTACACTACCGGAAAAAAGTATTCAGAACAGCGCATTGGCAAAAAAGCAGAGCGGAATTTCATACCGATTAAAATCGGGTTGAACATGGATAGAGAAAAACTGTATGAAAGAATCAATCAAAGAGTAGAGGATATGATGAATCGAGGGCTGCTCGATGAAGTCAAGCAACTATATCTGCACAAAAAACTGCTCGCATTAAATACAGTGGGCTATGCTGAACTCTTTGATTTTATAGAAGACAAAATGTCTTTGCCCGAAGCCGTGGCACTCATACAACAAAACACCCGCAATTATGCCAAGCGGCAGTTGACTTGGTTTAAAAAAGATGCTGGGGTTAACTGGTTTGAGCCAAAACAGGAAAGGGAGATTGTGGAGTTTCTTGATGTGAGGCTAAAGGATAGATAG
- a CDS encoding fibronectin type III domain-containing protein: protein MKSLFQMKVYKKKELLKIKKAMKKASKAEAAELFAIILFNVKLNFTNLTPLQQIGKARDIVTKMTGNAFFPDPNPTLADVTIAIDALAVAEQAMDRSRAKTIVRNARRKDLEEIMQKLQYYVQYTSGGNPEIIITSGMDVNDMKNPLGFLPAPDNVKALNGGLLGTVELRWDAVAKKTGYRIEVSMNPSEGWPIVIEAAKASATITDLVPGLTYYFRIATLSHAGYNNFSELCLIRVNLPTV from the coding sequence ATGAAATCTTTATTTCAAATGAAGGTCTATAAGAAGAAAGAACTTCTGAAGATCAAGAAAGCAATGAAGAAGGCTTCGAAAGCAGAAGCCGCTGAATTGTTCGCAATTATTTTGTTTAACGTAAAGTTGAACTTCACCAACCTAACGCCGCTGCAGCAAATCGGAAAGGCGAGGGACATCGTTACCAAGATGACTGGTAATGCATTCTTCCCCGATCCCAACCCCACGCTGGCCGATGTGACCATCGCTATTGATGCGCTGGCTGTGGCGGAACAGGCGATGGATCGCTCTCGCGCCAAGACCATTGTGCGCAATGCCAGAAGGAAGGATCTGGAAGAGATCATGCAAAAGCTGCAATACTATGTGCAGTACACTTCGGGCGGCAACCCGGAAATCATTATCACCAGCGGCATGGATGTGAACGATATGAAAAATCCACTTGGCTTTCTTCCTGCACCGGATAATGTGAAAGCGTTGAACGGTGGTCTGCTCGGTACTGTTGAACTGAGATGGGATGCGGTTGCGAAAAAGACGGGCTATCGTATCGAAGTCTCTATGAACCCTTCTGAAGGCTGGCCGATAGTAATAGAAGCGGCAAAGGCTTCGGCGACTATTACCGACCTTGTACCGGGATTGACATATTATTTTCGTATCGCTACCTTGAGCCATGCGGGTTATAACAACTTCAGCGAATTATGCCTGATTCGTGTGAACCTGCCTACAGTTTAA
- a CDS encoding HD domain-containing protein: MNKNISLAHPVFNFVSEAAEELGLETYAVGGYVRDQLIQRDCKDIDFVCVGNGMDLAEATAKKINPQLNVTVFKTYGTAHFRWEDLDLEFVGARKESYQRDSRKPVVEEGTLEDDQLRRDFTINAMAVSLNKKTFGKLIDPFDGLKDLEAKIIRTPLDPDITFSDDPLRMMRAIRFATQLDFTIQPETFASIKKNAERIAIISQERITDELNKIILAKKPSIGFILLEESGLLKLIFPEMQNLKGVENYEGKGHKDNFYHTLQVLDNLTRTSKDLWLRWAAILHDIAKPPTKKFVAGQGWTFHGHEVLGSKWVPKIFGRMKLPMGAEMKFVRKMVFLHLRPIALTKEEITDSALRRLLFEAGDDIENLMMLCEADITSKNREKVKRYLMRFEMVREKLKEVEEKDQVRNFQPPVTGELIMETFGIKPSKEIGIIKEEIKEAILEGKIRNDYEEAFRMMLELGEKLGLKPVKG, from the coding sequence GTGAATAAGAATATTTCCCTCGCCCATCCGGTATTTAATTTTGTATCCGAAGCTGCCGAAGAGCTTGGGCTTGAAACCTATGCCGTTGGCGGCTATGTACGCGACCAATTGATTCAACGTGATTGTAAGGATATTGATTTTGTATGCGTTGGCAATGGCATGGACTTAGCAGAAGCCACAGCAAAAAAAATAAACCCACAACTGAATGTCACGGTGTTTAAAACATACGGCACGGCTCATTTCCGTTGGGAAGATTTGGATTTAGAGTTTGTAGGCGCGCGAAAAGAATCTTACCAAAGAGATTCGCGCAAACCGGTAGTGGAGGAAGGCACCCTTGAAGATGACCAGTTGCGTCGTGATTTTACCATCAACGCGATGGCGGTAAGCCTCAACAAAAAAACATTCGGCAAACTGATTGACCCTTTTGATGGCTTGAAAGATTTGGAGGCCAAAATCATCCGCACACCCCTCGACCCGGACATCACTTTCAGCGATGACCCACTGAGGATGATGCGGGCGATTCGTTTTGCCACACAATTAGACTTTACCATTCAGCCTGAAACTTTTGCTTCTATTAAAAAGAATGCAGAACGTATTGCGATCATTTCTCAGGAACGGATCACAGATGAATTGAACAAAATTATTTTGGCAAAAAAGCCCTCTATAGGTTTTATCCTGCTCGAAGAGTCGGGCTTATTGAAACTAATTTTCCCTGAAATGCAAAACCTGAAAGGGGTGGAGAATTATGAAGGCAAGGGCCATAAGGACAACTTTTACCATACCCTTCAAGTGCTGGATAATTTAACCAGAACAAGCAAGGACTTATGGCTGCGCTGGGCGGCGATTCTTCACGACATTGCCAAGCCGCCAACCAAGAAATTTGTAGCAGGTCAGGGCTGGACTTTTCATGGACATGAAGTATTGGGCAGCAAATGGGTGCCAAAGATTTTCGGAAGAATGAAATTGCCGATGGGTGCCGAAATGAAGTTTGTGCGCAAGATGGTGTTCCTGCATCTGCGCCCCATTGCCTTAACCAAAGAAGAGATTACGGACTCTGCCTTGCGGCGTTTGTTGTTTGAAGCCGGTGATGACATTGAAAACCTGATGATGCTTTGCGAAGCAGACATCACCTCGAAGAATCGCGAAAAGGTAAAACGTTACCTCATGCGCTTTGAAATGGTTCGTGAGAAATTGAAGGAGGTAGAAGAAAAAGATCAGGTTAGAAATTTTCAGCCACCGGTAACCGGTGAGTTGATTATGGAAACCTTTGGCATCAAGCCATCCAAAGAAATCGGCATCATTAAAGAAGAAATCAAAGAAGCGATTCTGGAAGGCAAAATCCGAAATGATTATGAAGAGGCTTTTAGGATGATGCTGGAACTGGGGGAGAAGTTGGGACTGAAACCCGTGAAGGGTTAG
- a CDS encoding DUF853 family protein translates to MADIEKFKEALTTGYDCKGDYIVVGAAMLNGEAVAGLQVKAPLKTFNRHGLIAGATGTGKTKTLQVISEQLSAKGVPVLVMDIKGDLSGIAAAGTANPKIEERHQKIGTPWTALGNSVEFLTLSKENGVRLRATVSEFGPVLFSKILGLNDVQEGVVSIAFKYCDDNKLPLLDLKDFKKVLNYLTNEGKKEIEENYGKVSTATVSTILRGIITLEQQGAEIFFGEKSFEVDDLVRIDENGRGIISILRLTDIQDRPKLFSTFMLSLLAEIYASFPEEGDSGVPKLVIFIDEAHLIFEEASKALHDQIETIVKLIRSKGVGVFFCTQNPTDVPDDVLAQLGMKVQHALRAFTAKDRKQIKLTAENYPLTDFYDTETLLTSLGMGEALITVLNEKGNPTPLAATLLQAPHSRMDILTPQEIDAINNRSSLVKKYNEVIDRDSAFEMLNRKINSSPVQNNPESGKTAIPSQQTEKSTVEKGVGALGDFAKSTTGKMVIREVTRGLLGVLGFGGRRR, encoded by the coding sequence ATGGCAGACATAGAAAAATTTAAAGAAGCCTTAACAACGGGCTATGATTGTAAAGGCGATTATATTGTTGTAGGTGCTGCGATGCTGAACGGAGAGGCCGTAGCGGGTTTGCAGGTGAAGGCACCGCTTAAAACTTTTAACCGGCATGGACTGATAGCAGGCGCTACCGGTACCGGAAAGACAAAAACATTGCAGGTAATCTCCGAGCAGTTGTCCGCAAAAGGCGTACCGGTACTCGTGATGGATATTAAAGGCGATTTGTCGGGCATCGCTGCTGCTGGAACGGCTAATCCTAAAATTGAAGAGCGGCACCAGAAAATAGGGACACCGTGGACAGCACTGGGTAACTCAGTGGAATTCCTCACCCTTTCAAAAGAGAATGGGGTGCGCCTGCGGGCAACGGTTTCGGAGTTCGGGCCTGTTCTGTTTTCTAAAATCTTAGGTCTGAATGATGTGCAGGAAGGAGTCGTTTCGATTGCTTTTAAATATTGCGACGACAATAAACTTCCGCTACTGGATTTGAAGGATTTTAAAAAGGTATTGAACTATCTGACCAACGAGGGAAAGAAGGAAATAGAGGAGAACTATGGTAAAGTTTCGACCGCGACCGTCTCCACCATTCTGCGTGGCATCATTACGCTGGAGCAACAAGGCGCTGAAATTTTCTTTGGTGAAAAGAGCTTTGAGGTGGATGATTTAGTGCGGATAGATGAAAACGGCAGAGGAATAATTTCTATTCTTCGCCTCACGGATATACAGGACAGGCCGAAGTTATTCTCTACTTTTATGCTGAGCTTGTTAGCAGAGATTTACGCTTCATTTCCAGAAGAAGGCGATAGCGGGGTGCCGAAGCTGGTGATATTCATTGACGAAGCGCATTTAATCTTTGAAGAGGCGAGCAAAGCACTGCACGACCAGATAGAAACTATTGTCAAACTCATTCGCTCTAAGGGAGTGGGGGTTTTCTTCTGCACCCAAAATCCAACTGATGTCCCGGATGATGTGTTGGCGCAGTTAGGGATGAAAGTGCAACATGCGCTACGGGCTTTCACCGCCAAAGACCGGAAGCAAATCAAGTTGACGGCAGAAAACTATCCGCTGACCGATTTCTATGATACCGAAACTTTGCTTACATCGCTCGGAATGGGAGAGGCACTCATTACTGTTTTGAATGAAAAAGGAAATCCCACGCCTTTGGCTGCTACTTTGTTGCAAGCACCTCATTCCCGAATGGATATTCTCACTCCGCAAGAAATAGATGCCATCAACAACCGCTCCTCGCTAGTAAAAAAGTATAATGAAGTGATTGACCGCGATAGCGCTTTTGAAATGCTTAATAGAAAAATCAATTCTTCCCCCGTTCAGAATAATCCCGAAAGCGGTAAGACGGCCATTCCTTCTCAACAAACAGAAAAAAGTACGGTAGAGAAAGGTGTAGGTGCCCTCGGTGATTTTGCAAAAAGCACTACAGGTAAAATGGTGATTCGCGAAGTAACCCGTGGCTTGTTGGGTGTTCTTGGCTTTGGCGGCAGAAGAAGATAA
- a CDS encoding beta-ketoacyl-[acyl-carrier-protein] synthase family protein, with amino-acid sequence MKNRVVITGIGIYSCIGKNLDEVTDSLHQGKSGIILDAARKDFGYRSGLTGSCEQPQLKGLLDRRSRIMLSEPGEYAYMATLEALKGAGIDQDFLDHHETGIIYGNDSTAQAVVESTDIIRQKKNTAFAGSGAVFQTMNSTVNMNLATIFKLKGINFTVSSACASGSHAIGMATILIRHGYQDRMICGGAQELNVFSMGTFDALGAFSVRENEPQKASRPFDRDRDGLIPSGGAATVILESLESAQKRGVKILGEIIGYGFSSNGGHISNPTVDGPVRSLMMCLRDGNIKPDEVDYINAHATSTQQGDASEAQAIAAVFGAYRPLVSSTKSMTGHECWMAGASEIVYSTLMMHHDFVAPNINFENPDEYSAKLNIATIAKVKNIDVFLSNSFGFGGINSSLLVKNGNNTYTHNE; translated from the coding sequence GTGAAAAACAGAGTAGTTATTACAGGCATCGGGATTTATTCCTGTATCGGCAAGAATCTAGACGAAGTGACAGATTCTTTGCATCAGGGCAAATCCGGCATTATACTCGATGCAGCGCGCAAAGACTTTGGCTATCGCTCTGGTTTGACCGGTAGTTGTGAACAGCCGCAATTAAAAGGCCTACTGGACCGACGTTCGCGCATCATGTTGTCCGAACCTGGAGAATATGCCTACATGGCTACGCTCGAAGCATTAAAAGGAGCAGGGATTGATCAGGATTTTTTAGACCATCACGAAACCGGAATTATATACGGAAACGACAGCACGGCGCAGGCAGTCGTGGAGAGTACGGATATCATTCGTCAGAAAAAGAACACGGCCTTTGCTGGAAGCGGTGCGGTGTTCCAGACCATGAATAGCACGGTGAACATGAATCTGGCGACCATTTTCAAACTAAAGGGCATCAACTTTACGGTGAGTTCGGCTTGCGCCAGCGGCTCTCATGCTATCGGAATGGCTACTATATTAATACGACATGGTTATCAGGATCGGATGATTTGCGGCGGTGCGCAGGAATTAAACGTTTTTTCAATGGGGACTTTTGATGCCTTAGGCGCATTTTCAGTTCGAGAAAATGAGCCACAAAAAGCATCTCGTCCTTTTGACCGCGACCGCGACGGATTGATTCCCAGCGGTGGAGCAGCTACTGTTATATTGGAATCATTAGAATCTGCACAAAAAAGAGGTGTAAAGATTTTGGGTGAAATAATAGGATATGGATTTTCATCGAATGGTGGACATATCTCCAACCCAACGGTGGATGGTCCAGTCCGCTCACTGATGATGTGCCTGAGAGATGGAAATATCAAACCGGATGAAGTAGATTATATCAATGCTCATGCAACTTCTACCCAGCAGGGCGATGCCAGCGAAGCCCAGGCCATCGCTGCTGTTTTTGGCGCCTACCGTCCTTTGGTGAGTAGTACAAAATCCATGACGGGGCATGAATGTTGGATGGCAGGCGCTAGTGAAATTGTTTACTCTACGCTGATGATGCATCATGATTTTGTTGCGCCAAACATCAATTTTGAAAACCCCGATGAATATTCAGCCAAATTGAATATTGCCACAATAGCGAAAGTGAAAAATATTGATGTATTTTTGTCAAATTCGTTTGGATTTGGAGGTATCAATTCCTCCTTGTTAGTAAAAAATGGAAATAACACCTACACACACAATGAGTAA
- a CDS encoding acyl carrier protein: MSKEEIITKINGFLVEEFEVEIETITPEAPLKETLDLDSLDYVDLVVILEGNFGIKVKQEEFSGILTFQQLYDYVIQRSTQSAEV, encoded by the coding sequence ATGAGTAAAGAAGAAATAATTACCAAGATCAATGGATTTTTGGTGGAAGAATTTGAAGTAGAAATCGAAACAATAACACCCGAGGCACCGTTAAAAGAAACTTTAGATTTGGACAGCTTGGACTATGTGGACCTCGTCGTTATTCTTGAAGGCAACTTCGGCATCAAGGTAAAACAAGAAGAATTTTCCGGCATCCTCACTTTTCAGCAGCTATACGATTACGTCATTCAACGCTCCACCCAAAGCGCAGAGGTATAA
- a CDS encoding lysophospholipid acyltransferase family protein, with the protein MADWGGKSKGTALGYRFFVVVLKTFGVYPAYFFLYFVVLYYFLFSWESTGHIYRYFHERIGFGKLKSILKVYQNYLLLGQMLIDKVVVMSGVSKITSESFGADNMRKIVGEKRGGILLGAHLGNWEIAGHFLMGYGDTINILIYDREHEQIKEYLERATGGRKFNMIPIKDDLTHIYAIGEALGRNEIIATTADRYMAGMRTVPANFLGKTAYFPQGIFQIIKSFRAPYTFVYGVKKKSQHYHFFCRPYRDVTKETTIEMIVEDYVRDLEGMVKAHPEQWFNYFDFWKKAA; encoded by the coding sequence ATGGCGGATTGGGGAGGCAAGTCGAAGGGTACAGCGCTTGGCTATCGCTTTTTTGTGGTAGTGCTGAAAACCTTCGGGGTATATCCAGCCTATTTTTTTCTCTATTTTGTCGTCCTCTATTACTTCCTTTTTTCATGGGAAAGCACCGGGCATATCTATCGTTACTTTCACGAGCGAATTGGTTTTGGAAAACTGAAATCCATTTTGAAAGTTTATCAGAATTACCTTTTGTTAGGTCAAATGCTGATTGATAAAGTGGTGGTGATGTCGGGAGTCAGTAAAATCACTTCCGAGTCTTTTGGCGCGGATAACATGAGAAAAATAGTGGGAGAGAAAAGAGGGGGAATATTGCTGGGCGCTCATCTTGGCAATTGGGAAATAGCGGGCCATTTTCTTATGGGTTATGGAGACACCATCAATATCCTGATCTATGATCGGGAACATGAACAAATCAAAGAGTATCTGGAGCGCGCTACCGGCGGAAGAAAGTTTAACATGATTCCTATAAAGGATGATTTGACGCATATCTACGCCATCGGAGAAGCCTTGGGGAGGAATGAAATTATTGCTACTACCGCCGACCGATATATGGCGGGTATGAGAACAGTTCCTGCAAATTTCTTGGGTAAAACGGCTTATTTCCCGCAAGGAATTTTTCAGATTATCAAGTCTTTTCGTGCTCCCTATACCTTTGTTTATGGCGTGAAGAAAAAGTCCCAGCATTATCATTTCTTCTGCCGCCCCTATAGGGACGTAACAAAGGAAACGACCATTGAAATGATTGTAGAAGATTATGTTCGCGACCTGGAGGGCATGGTAAAAGCCCATCCCGAACAGTGGTTTAATTATTTTGATTTTTGGAAGAAAGCTGCCTAA